In Pantoea cypripedii, the following proteins share a genomic window:
- the era gene encoding GTPase Era has translation MSEHETYCGFVAIVGRPNVGKSTLLNQLLGQKVSITSRKPQTTRHRIMGIHTEGPYQAIYVDTPGLHMEEKRAINRLMNRAASSSIGDVELVIFVVDGTRWTPDDEMVLNKLRDGKVPVVLAVNKVDNIQDKSILLPHLQFLSQQMNFAEIVPISAEFGKNVDTIAAIVRKRLPQAEHHFPEEYITDRSQRFMASEIIREKLMRFLGAELPYSVTVEIEKFETNERGGYDISGLILVERDGQKKMVIGNKGAKIKTIGIEARKDMEEMFEAKVHLELWVKVKSGWADDERALRSLGYVDDL, from the coding sequence ATGAGCGAACACGAAACTTATTGCGGCTTTGTCGCGATTGTTGGCCGACCGAACGTCGGCAAATCCACCTTACTGAACCAGTTGCTGGGGCAGAAGGTGTCGATCACTTCACGCAAGCCGCAAACCACGCGTCACCGCATCATGGGGATTCATACCGAAGGGCCGTATCAGGCCATCTACGTGGACACCCCCGGGCTGCATATGGAAGAGAAGCGGGCGATCAACCGCCTGATGAACCGTGCTGCCAGCAGCTCCATCGGTGATGTTGAATTGGTCATTTTCGTGGTCGATGGCACCCGCTGGACGCCGGATGACGAAATGGTGCTGAACAAGCTGCGCGATGGCAAAGTGCCGGTAGTGCTGGCGGTTAACAAAGTCGATAACATCCAGGATAAAAGCATCCTGCTGCCACACCTGCAATTCCTTAGCCAGCAGATGAACTTCGCTGAAATCGTGCCGATCTCGGCGGAATTTGGCAAGAACGTGGATACCATTGCGGCGATCGTGCGCAAGCGTCTGCCGCAGGCGGAACATCACTTCCCGGAAGAGTACATCACTGACCGCTCTCAGCGCTTTATGGCGTCTGAAATCATCCGTGAAAAACTGATGCGTTTCCTCGGTGCTGAGCTGCCTTATTCCGTTACCGTTGAGATTGAGAAGTTCGAAACCAACGAACGTGGCGGCTATGATATCAGCGGCCTGATTCTGGTTGAGCGCGATGGTCAGAAGAAAATGGTGATTGGCAACAAAGGGGCCAAAATCAAAACCATTGGTATTGAAGCGCGTAAAGATATGGAAGAGATGTTCGAGGCCAAAGTGCATCTCGAACTGTGGGTGAAGGTCAAATCTGGCTGGGCAGACGACGAACGTGCGCTGCGCAGTCTGGGTTATGTAGACGACCTCTAA
- the lepB gene encoding signal peptidase I, whose product MANMFALILAIATLVTGVIWCIDRFKWAPARRAKQAAAQAQAGNTLDSKTLAKVSAQPGWVETAASVFPVLAVVFIVRSFVYEPFQIPSGSMMPTLLIGDFILVEKFAYGLKDPITQTTLIPTGHPQRGDVAVFKYPKDPSMDYIKRVIGLPGDKVVYDPYSKTLTVNPGCAGSKCDTALPITYTNIEPSSFIQTFSGFDGNETGNGFFQVPPGETMRGGLRLGTRKETLGNVTHDILLVNEAQSQASMYYQQPGEPQSTWIVPQGQYFMMGDNRDNSADSRYWGFVPERNLVGKAVAIWMSFEKQEGQWPTGVRLSRIGGIH is encoded by the coding sequence ATGGCTAATATGTTCGCCCTGATTCTGGCGATCGCCACCCTGGTAACGGGTGTTATCTGGTGTATTGATCGTTTTAAATGGGCACCGGCGCGTCGTGCTAAGCAGGCTGCTGCACAGGCGCAAGCTGGCAACACGCTGGATAGCAAAACGCTGGCGAAAGTCTCCGCGCAGCCTGGCTGGGTGGAAACGGCAGCATCGGTTTTCCCGGTGCTGGCGGTGGTGTTTATTGTTCGTTCTTTCGTGTATGAGCCGTTCCAGATCCCATCTGGTTCGATGATGCCAACCCTGTTAATTGGTGACTTCATCCTCGTTGAGAAGTTTGCCTATGGGCTGAAAGATCCGATCACGCAAACCACGCTGATCCCAACCGGCCATCCGCAACGCGGTGATGTCGCGGTATTTAAATACCCGAAAGATCCAAGCATGGATTACATCAAACGCGTTATCGGTTTACCGGGCGACAAAGTGGTCTACGATCCTTATAGCAAAACGTTGACCGTTAACCCGGGCTGTGCGGGGAGCAAATGTGACACCGCGTTGCCGATTACCTACACCAATATCGAACCGAGTAGCTTTATTCAGACTTTCAGCGGCTTCGATGGTAATGAAACCGGTAACGGCTTCTTCCAGGTACCGCCAGGCGAAACCATGCGTGGTGGCCTGCGTCTTGGTACACGTAAAGAGACGCTGGGCAACGTGACGCACGACATTCTGCTGGTTAACGAAGCGCAGAGTCAGGCGAGCATGTACTATCAGCAGCCAGGCGAGCCACAGTCCACGTGGATTGTGCCGCAGGGGCAATACTTCATGATGGGCGATAACCGTGATAACAGCGCCGATAGCCGCTACTGGGGCTTTGTACCCGAGCGCAATCTGGTCGGTAAAGCGGTCGCTATCTGGATGAGCTTTGAGAAACAGGAAGGACAGTGGCCAACCGGCGTGCGACTGAGTCGCATCGGCGGTATTCACTGA
- the recO gene encoding DNA repair protein RecO — MEGWQRAFVLHSRPYSETSLLLDLFSESEGRVRVLAKGARSRRSQLKGALQPFTPLLVRWGGRGEVKTLRSAEAVSLALPLSGITLYCGLYVNELLSRVLEQEIPFSELFFDYLNCIQSLAAASGTPEPSLRRFELALLGHLGYGVDFLHCAGSGEEVDDGMTYSYREEKGFIASLVVNQRSFTGRQLRALWERDFPDADSLRAAKRFTRMALKPYLGGKPLKSQELFRQFVPKKKPDAASE, encoded by the coding sequence ATGGAAGGCTGGCAACGCGCCTTTGTGCTGCATAGTCGCCCCTATAGCGAAACCAGCCTGCTGCTCGATCTCTTTAGCGAAAGCGAAGGGCGCGTACGTGTCCTCGCCAAAGGCGCGCGGTCGCGCCGTTCGCAACTCAAAGGTGCTTTGCAACCTTTCACTCCGCTGCTGGTGCGCTGGGGCGGGCGTGGCGAAGTAAAAACGCTGCGCAGTGCCGAAGCGGTATCGCTGGCGCTGCCGCTCAGCGGTATCACACTCTACTGTGGCCTGTACGTGAACGAACTCTTGTCACGCGTACTGGAGCAGGAAATTCCCTTCTCTGAGTTATTCTTCGATTACCTGAATTGCATCCAGTCACTGGCGGCGGCCAGCGGCACGCCGGAACCGTCATTGCGTCGCTTTGAGCTGGCGCTGCTGGGCCACCTGGGATACGGTGTCGATTTCCTGCACTGCGCAGGCAGTGGCGAAGAAGTAGATGACGGTATGACCTACAGCTATCGCGAAGAAAAAGGGTTTATTGCCAGCCTGGTGGTGAACCAGCGCAGCTTTACCGGTCGCCAACTGCGGGCGCTGTGGGAACGAGATTTCCCGGATGCGGATAGCCTGCGCGCAGCCAAACGTTTTACCCGTATGGCACTGAAACCATACCTGGGCGGTAAACCGCTCAAGAGCCAGGAACTCTTTCGTCAGTTTGTGCCGAAAAAGAAGCCGGATGCGGCGAGCGAATGA
- the yfhb gene encoding phosphatidylglycerophosphatase C, whose amino-acid sequence MTKGTQRRVVFFDLDGTLHQQDMFGTFMRYLLKHQPLNVLLVVPLLPVIGAGLLFKGRAARWPMSLLLWAITFGHSEKRLLQREAEFAGWFRQRVTAFPVVQQRLTDYLSSDDADVWLITGSPQSLVEQVYFDSAFLPRVQLIASQMKPGRGGRVLTMRCLGHEKVAQLEEKIGTPLQLYSGYSDSKQDNPLLFFCQHRWRVTPRGELQQLE is encoded by the coding sequence TTGACAAAGGGTACGCAACGACGCGTGGTGTTTTTTGATCTCGACGGCACGCTACACCAACAGGATATGTTCGGCACCTTTATGCGCTATCTGCTGAAACATCAGCCGCTGAATGTATTGCTGGTCGTGCCATTGTTACCGGTGATTGGTGCGGGGTTGCTGTTTAAAGGCCGCGCTGCGCGCTGGCCGATGAGTTTGTTGCTGTGGGCCATCACCTTCGGTCACAGTGAAAAACGCCTGTTGCAGCGCGAAGCTGAATTCGCCGGCTGGTTCCGTCAGCGCGTCACCGCTTTTCCGGTGGTACAGCAGCGGCTGACGGATTACCTCAGCAGCGATGATGCCGATGTCTGGTTAATCACCGGTTCGCCGCAGTCGCTGGTGGAGCAGGTCTATTTCGATTCAGCATTTCTGCCGCGTGTACAACTCATTGCCAGCCAGATGAAGCCAGGACGGGGTGGGCGTGTACTGACGATGCGCTGTCTCGGGCATGAAAAAGTGGCGCAGCTGGAGGAGAAAATCGGCACGCCGTTGCAGCTGTACAGTGGCTATAGCGACAGCAAGCAGGATAACCCGCTGCTGTTCTTTTGCCAGCATCGCTGGCGCGTCACCCCGCGTGGTGAGTTGCAGCAGCTGGAATAA
- a CDS encoding YfhL family 4Fe-4S dicluster ferredoxin, which yields MALLITQRCINCDMCEPECPNQAISLGDAIYQIDSARCTECVGHYDVPTCLSVCPIDNTIIPDPQHPESREALWEKFVVLHH from the coding sequence ATGGCTTTACTGATTACCCAGCGCTGTATCAACTGCGACATGTGCGAACCGGAGTGCCCGAACCAGGCGATCAGCCTCGGTGACGCCATCTACCAGATCGACAGCGCTCGCTGCACCGAATGCGTCGGCCATTATGATGTGCCGACCTGCCTGAGTGTCTGCCCCATCGATAACACCATCATTCCTGACCCACAGCACCCCGAAAGTCGCGAGGCGCTGTGGGAGAAATTTGTGGTGCTGCATCACTAG
- the rseB gene encoding sigma-E factor regulatory protein RseB, with the protein MKQLWCAVSLLAGSLLYTSTAPAQTSASGALLQQMEQASQSLNYEFAYINVSRLGIESLRYRHAVINNRVFAQLLQMDGPRREVIQRGNDISYFEAGLDPFTLPGNHIVDALPPLMFADFSRLSSAYDFIPVGRSRIADQLCEVVRIVSRDGSRYSYVVWLDVDTRLPLRIDLLDRDGETLEQFRVISFAVDEGVRNLMQGLEKANLPPTLSLPVGDKVQLNWQPTWLPAGMTLISQSRRDIPALNKTVESRLYSDGLFSFAINVTPADKNSVAQTLRTGRRTVQTEVRNNSEITVVGEIPPATAKRIADSIDSGPAK; encoded by the coding sequence ATGAAGCAGCTTTGGTGTGCCGTTAGCCTGCTGGCAGGCAGCCTGCTTTACACATCTACCGCCCCGGCGCAGACCTCTGCGTCCGGGGCGTTGTTACAGCAGATGGAGCAGGCAAGCCAGTCCCTCAATTACGAATTCGCTTATATCAATGTCTCGCGTCTCGGCATTGAATCTCTGCGTTATCGCCACGCGGTTATCAACAACCGTGTTTTCGCCCAGCTTTTGCAGATGGACGGTCCGCGACGTGAAGTGATTCAGCGCGGTAATGACATCAGCTATTTCGAAGCTGGTCTCGATCCGTTCACACTGCCCGGCAACCATATCGTCGATGCACTGCCGCCGTTAATGTTTGCCGACTTCTCTCGCCTGAGTAGCGCCTACGATTTCATTCCGGTTGGTCGTTCACGTATTGCCGATCAGTTGTGTGAAGTGGTGCGCATCGTTTCCCGTGACGGCTCACGCTATAGCTATGTGGTGTGGCTGGATGTCGATACCAGGCTGCCGTTACGTATTGATCTGCTGGATCGCGATGGCGAGACGCTCGAACAGTTCCGCGTTATCAGTTTTGCTGTCGATGAAGGCGTGCGTAATCTGATGCAGGGGCTGGAGAAAGCCAATCTTCCACCCACCTTATCCTTACCCGTGGGCGATAAAGTTCAGCTCAACTGGCAGCCGACATGGCTACCGGCGGGGATGACGCTGATTTCGCAGAGCCGTCGTGATATCCCGGCGCTGAACAAAACGGTGGAATCCCGTCTCTACAGCGATGGTTTGTTCAGTTTCGCCATTAACGTAACGCCAGCTGATAAAAACAGCGTTGCGCAGACATTGCGCACTGGGCGTCGTACGGTGCAGACCGAAGTGCGCAATAATAGCGAGATTACCGTGGTGGGTGAGATTCCTCCCGCCACAGCAAAACGTATTGCGGACAGCATTGATTCGGGACCAGCAAAATGA
- the acpS gene encoding holo-ACP synthase translates to MAILGLGSDIVEIERIADVIGRSGDRLARRVLSEAEWQQYQTHQQPVRFLAKRFAVKEAAAKAFGTGIRGGLAFNQFEVYNDALGKPGLRFFQHAAEIARQLGVQHVHVTLADERHYACATVIIES, encoded by the coding sequence ATGGCCATCCTCGGGCTGGGCAGCGATATCGTTGAGATTGAGCGCATCGCCGATGTCATTGGGCGCTCCGGGGATCGTCTGGCGCGTCGAGTGCTGAGCGAAGCCGAGTGGCAGCAATATCAGACGCACCAGCAGCCGGTGCGTTTTCTGGCTAAGCGTTTTGCGGTGAAGGAAGCGGCGGCGAAAGCCTTTGGCACCGGCATTCGCGGCGGTCTGGCGTTTAATCAGTTTGAAGTGTACAACGACGCGCTGGGTAAACCGGGTTTACGTTTCTTCCAGCATGCGGCGGAAATAGCGCGGCAGCTTGGCGTGCAGCATGTGCATGTCACCCTGGCCGATGAACGTCATTACGCCTGTGCCACGGTGATCATCGAAAGCTAG
- the tadA gene encoding tRNA adenosine(34) deaminase TadA produces MNPQTDEYWMRHALRLARLAWEQGEVPVGAVLVQGDKVIGEGWNRPIGQHDPTAHAEIMALRQGGKVLENYRLLDTTLYVTLEPCVMCAGAMVHSRITRLVYGAKDEKTGAVGSLLDVIGHPGMNHQIQIASGVLAEECAAMLSDFFRMRREQKKALRQAQRDAG; encoded by the coding sequence GTGAACCCACAGACTGATGAATACTGGATGCGTCACGCTTTACGCCTCGCACGTTTGGCGTGGGAGCAGGGGGAAGTGCCAGTCGGTGCGGTGTTGGTGCAGGGCGACAAGGTGATTGGCGAAGGCTGGAACCGTCCGATCGGTCAGCATGATCCTACCGCGCATGCGGAAATTATGGCGCTGCGCCAGGGCGGTAAAGTGCTGGAAAATTATCGTCTGCTGGACACCACGTTATACGTGACGCTCGAACCCTGTGTGATGTGTGCCGGGGCGATGGTGCATAGCCGGATTACCCGGCTGGTGTATGGCGCAAAAGATGAAAAAACCGGTGCAGTGGGTTCACTGCTGGATGTGATTGGTCATCCCGGTATGAACCACCAAATCCAGATCGCATCCGGCGTGCTGGCGGAAGAATGCGCCGCGATGCTGAGTGATTTTTTTCGTATGCGGCGTGAGCAGAAAAAAGCGCTGCGCCAGGCGCAACGTGACGCCGGTTAA
- the lepA gene encoding translation elongation factor 4: MKHIRNFSIIAHIDHGKSTLSDRLIQICGGLSDREMAAQVLDSMDLERERGITIKAQSVTLDYKALNGETYQLNFIDTPGHVDFSYEVSRSLAACEGALLVVDAGQGVEAQTLANCYTAMEMDLEVVPVLNKIDLPAADPERVAEEIEDIVGIDATDAVRCSAKTGVGVPEVLERLVRDIPPPQGDPDAPLQALIIDSWFDNYLGVVSLIRIKNGTLRKGDKVKVISTGQVYNAERLGIFTPKQVDRTELKCGEVGWLVCAIKDILGAPVGDTLTLQRNPADKALPGFKKVKPQVYAGLFPVSSDDYEAFRDALGKLSLNDASLFYEPESSTALGFGFRCGFLGLLHMEIIQERLEREYDLDLITTAPTVVYEVETTDGEVVYVDSPSKLPPLNNIEELREPIAECHMLLPQEYLGNVITLCIEKRGVQTNMVYHGNQVALTYEIPMAEVVLDFFDRLKSTSRGYASLDYNFKRFQASDMVRVDVLINSERVDALALITHRDNSQYRGRDLVEKMKELIPRQQFDIAIQAAIGNHIIARSTVKQLRKNVLAKCYGGDVSRKKKLLQKQKDGKKRMKQVGNVELPQEAFLAILHVGKDSK, from the coding sequence ATGAAGCACATAAGAAATTTCTCCATCATCGCTCATATCGACCACGGCAAATCGACGCTCTCCGACCGTTTGATCCAAATTTGTGGTGGCCTGAGCGATCGTGAGATGGCAGCGCAGGTTCTGGATTCAATGGATTTGGAACGTGAGCGCGGCATTACCATTAAAGCGCAGAGCGTAACGCTCGATTACAAAGCGCTGAACGGTGAAACTTACCAGCTCAATTTTATCGATACCCCCGGACACGTTGACTTCTCCTATGAAGTATCGCGCTCTCTGGCGGCCTGTGAAGGGGCGTTGCTGGTGGTCGATGCAGGTCAGGGCGTTGAAGCACAGACGCTGGCGAACTGCTACACCGCAATGGAAATGGATCTGGAAGTGGTACCGGTACTGAACAAGATCGACCTGCCTGCGGCCGACCCGGAGCGTGTGGCGGAAGAGATTGAAGATATCGTCGGTATCGATGCGACGGATGCCGTGCGCTGTTCAGCGAAAACTGGCGTCGGTGTGCCGGAAGTGCTGGAACGTCTGGTGCGTGACATTCCGCCGCCGCAGGGCGATCCGGATGCTCCGCTGCAAGCGCTGATCATCGACTCATGGTTCGATAACTATCTTGGCGTGGTGTCGCTGATTCGTATCAAGAACGGTACGCTGCGTAAAGGCGACAAAGTTAAAGTGATCAGCACCGGTCAGGTGTACAACGCTGAGCGCCTGGGGATTTTCACGCCGAAACAAGTCGATCGCACCGAGCTGAAATGCGGTGAGGTAGGTTGGCTGGTCTGCGCCATTAAAGACATCCTCGGTGCGCCGGTGGGCGATACCCTGACGCTGCAACGTAACCCTGCGGATAAAGCGCTGCCGGGCTTCAAAAAAGTGAAGCCACAGGTCTACGCCGGTCTGTTCCCGGTCAGCTCTGACGATTACGAAGCCTTCCGCGATGCGCTGGGCAAACTGAGCCTGAACGATGCCTCGCTGTTTTACGAGCCGGAAAGCTCCACTGCGCTGGGCTTCGGCTTCCGCTGTGGCTTCCTTGGCCTGCTGCATATGGAGATCATCCAGGAACGTCTGGAGCGTGAATACGATCTCGATCTGATCACCACCGCACCGACCGTGGTGTACGAAGTGGAAACCACAGATGGCGAAGTGGTGTATGTCGACAGCCCGTCGAAGCTACCGCCGCTGAATAATATTGAAGAACTGCGCGAACCGATCGCCGAGTGTCATATGCTGCTGCCACAGGAATATCTGGGCAACGTCATTACGCTGTGCATCGAGAAGCGTGGTGTTCAGACAAATATGGTTTACCACGGCAACCAGGTTGCGCTGACTTACGAAATTCCGATGGCGGAAGTGGTCCTCGACTTCTTCGACCGTCTTAAATCGACGTCACGCGGCTATGCTTCACTGGATTATAACTTCAAACGTTTCCAGGCCTCTGACATGGTGCGTGTCGACGTGCTGATCAACTCAGAACGTGTCGATGCGCTGGCGCTGATTACTCACCGTGATAACTCGCAATATCGTGGCCGTGATCTGGTGGAGAAGATGAAAGAACTGATCCCACGACAGCAGTTCGATATCGCGATTCAGGCAGCAATTGGCAACCACATTATCGCTCGCTCAACAGTCAAACAGCTGCGTAAAAACGTTCTGGCGAAATGCTATGGCGGTGACGTCAGCCGTAAGAAAAAACTGTTGCAGAAGCAGAAGGACGGTAAGAAGCGAATGAAGCAGGTCGGTAACGTTGAGCTGCCGCAGGAAGCATTCCTTGCCATTCTGCATGTCGGTAAAGACAGCAAATAA
- the rseC gene encoding SoxR-reducing system protein RseC produces MMREWATVVAWKEGVATLHTEAKTSCNSCSARKGCGSHMLNKLGPKNAHVMQIASPEPLQPGQRIELGIRESSLLGSALLVYMTPLFGLFLVAGLFQMLFHSDLASACGALLGGVGGFIVAKGVSTLVGEREAFQPVILNVALPPDAMRVETEI; encoded by the coding sequence ATGATGAGAGAATGGGCCACCGTGGTGGCATGGAAAGAGGGCGTCGCGACGTTACATACCGAAGCGAAGACCTCCTGTAACAGTTGCTCAGCACGTAAAGGCTGCGGCAGCCACATGCTGAATAAGCTGGGGCCGAAAAATGCCCATGTGATGCAAATCGCCAGCCCGGAACCGCTACAACCTGGTCAGCGTATTGAGCTGGGTATCCGTGAGAGTAGTCTGCTGGGCTCTGCGTTGCTGGTTTACATGACACCGCTGTTTGGCCTGTTTCTGGTTGCTGGCTTGTTTCAGATGCTGTTCCATAGCGATCTGGCGTCTGCCTGCGGTGCGCTGCTGGGTGGCGTCGGCGGCTTTATTGTGGCAAAAGGGGTCTCGACATTAGTTGGCGAACGTGAGGCTTTTCAGCCAGTGATCCTGAATGTTGCTTTGCCGCCAGATGCCATGCGGGTTGAAACTGAAATCTGA
- a CDS encoding MurR/RpiR family transcriptional regulator yields MSSLLRIRQLYPRLALNERRLADFLLSQPDRARHLSSQKLAEESGVSQSSVVKFAQKLGYKGFPALKLALSESLADRDAITVHNHILSDDPLKVVGEKLLAEKISAIRATLDINSEEMLMETLRLLKNANRILLVGIGASGLVAKDFSWKLMKIGINAVAEQDMHALLASVQAMTAGDVLLAISYTGERREINLAAQEAAQTGADVLAFTGFTPNTLQQCATHCLYTVAEEQSTRSAAISSTSAQLALTDLLFMALVQNDPERASSHIRHSEALVRKLV; encoded by the coding sequence ATGAGTTCATTGCTGCGGATTCGTCAGCTTTATCCGCGTCTGGCGCTTAACGAGCGACGTCTGGCGGATTTTTTGTTGTCACAACCGGACCGGGCGCGGCATTTGAGTTCGCAAAAACTGGCGGAAGAATCCGGCGTCAGCCAGTCCAGCGTGGTCAAGTTTGCCCAGAAGCTGGGTTATAAAGGGTTCCCGGCATTGAAGTTAGCACTCAGCGAATCACTGGCCGACCGTGATGCCATCACCGTTCATAACCATATTCTTAGCGATGACCCGCTGAAAGTGGTGGGTGAAAAACTGCTGGCTGAGAAGATCTCGGCGATTCGCGCCACGCTGGATATCAACAGCGAAGAGATGTTGATGGAAACGTTACGGCTGCTGAAAAATGCCAACCGTATCCTGCTGGTCGGTATTGGCGCATCGGGCCTGGTCGCAAAAGATTTTTCCTGGAAACTGATGAAGATTGGCATCAACGCAGTCGCCGAGCAGGATATGCATGCGTTGCTCGCCAGCGTACAGGCGATGACAGCGGGCGATGTGCTGCTGGCTATTTCCTATACCGGCGAACGACGTGAAATCAATCTTGCCGCCCAGGAGGCCGCGCAGACCGGAGCCGATGTGCTGGCGTTTACCGGGTTCACCCCCAATACGTTGCAGCAGTGCGCCACGCATTGTCTTTATACCGTTGCCGAGGAGCAAAGCACCCGCAGTGCCGCGATCTCCTCAACCAGTGCCCAGCTGGCCCTGACAGACCTGTTGTTTATGGCGCTGGTGCAGAATGACCCTGAGCGCGCCTCCAGCCATATCCGCCACAGTGAAGCGCTGGTAAGAAAACTGGTGTAA
- the rnc gene encoding ribonuclease III — MNPILINKLQRKLGYTFTHPELLQQALTHRSASSKHNERLEFLGDSILSYVIANALYQRFPRVDEGDMSRMRATLVRGNTLAEMAREFDLGECLRLGPGELKSGGFRRESILADTVEALIGGIFLDSTIQNVEKLILDWYQTRLEQISPGDKQKDPKTRLQEYLQGRHLPLPSYLVVQVRGEAHDQEFTIHCQVSGMAEPVVGVGSSRRKAEQAAAEQALIKLGLE, encoded by the coding sequence ATGAACCCCATCCTCATTAACAAGCTACAGCGCAAACTGGGCTACACTTTTACTCATCCGGAACTACTGCAACAGGCGCTGACTCACCGCAGTGCCAGCAGTAAACATAATGAGCGTCTTGAATTTCTTGGCGATTCAATTCTCAGCTATGTGATTGCTAACGCACTTTATCAACGTTTTCCGCGTGTTGATGAAGGCGATATGAGCCGCATGCGCGCCACGCTGGTACGTGGTAACACGCTGGCTGAAATGGCACGGGAGTTTGATCTCGGCGAGTGTTTACGCCTCGGTCCGGGTGAGTTGAAAAGCGGCGGTTTCCGTCGCGAATCGATTCTGGCTGATACCGTGGAAGCGCTGATTGGTGGCATCTTCCTCGACAGCACGATTCAGAACGTCGAAAAACTGATTCTCGACTGGTATCAAACGCGACTGGAACAAATCAGTCCGGGCGATAAACAAAAAGATCCGAAAACACGCCTGCAGGAATATTTGCAGGGACGTCATCTGCCCTTACCGTCTTACCTGGTAGTGCAGGTGCGTGGTGAAGCCCACGATCAGGAATTTACCATTCACTGTCAGGTGAGTGGCATGGCAGAACCGGTGGTGGGCGTAGGCTCCAGCCGCCGTAAAGCGGAACAGGCTGCTGCCGAACAAGCGCTGATTAAACTCGGCCTCGAATAG
- the pdxJ gene encoding pyridoxine 5'-phosphate synthase — MAELLLGVNIDHIATVRNARGTNYPDPVQAAFISEQAGADGITVHLREDRRHITDRDVRILRDTIQTRMNLEMAVTDEMVGIACDIKPHFCCLVPEKRQEVTTEGGLDVAGQQDKINAAVRQLSEAGILVSLFIDADHRQIEAAVASGAPYIEIHTGAYAEAPEGLARDAELERIRIAATFAASLGLKVNAGHGLTYHNVLPIAALPEMHELNIGHAIIGRAVMSGLADAVKEMKQLMREARR; from the coding sequence ATGGCTGAGTTGCTGTTAGGGGTCAACATTGACCACATCGCCACCGTACGTAACGCGCGTGGCACTAATTATCCCGATCCGGTGCAGGCCGCATTTATCTCCGAACAGGCTGGGGCGGATGGCATTACCGTGCACCTGCGTGAAGACCGCCGTCATATTACCGACCGCGATGTGCGTATTCTGCGTGACACCATCCAGACACGTATGAACCTGGAAATGGCCGTCACCGATGAAATGGTCGGCATTGCCTGCGACATCAAACCGCATTTCTGCTGCCTGGTGCCGGAAAAACGTCAGGAAGTGACCACCGAAGGCGGCCTCGACGTGGCGGGACAGCAAGACAAAATCAACGCGGCGGTAAGGCAACTGAGCGAGGCGGGCATTCTGGTTTCGTTGTTTATTGATGCCGACCACCGTCAGATTGAAGCGGCAGTCGCCAGTGGTGCGCCTTATATTGAAATCCACACCGGTGCCTATGCGGAAGCGCCTGAAGGGCTGGCACGTGATGCTGAGCTGGAGCGAATTCGTATCGCTGCCACTTTTGCCGCCAGCCTTGGCCTGAAAGTGAATGCGGGCCACGGACTGACCTACCACAACGTGCTGCCGATTGCGGCGTTACCGGAAATGCATGAACTGAATATCGGCCATGCGATTATTGGTCGCGCGGTGATGAGTGGTCTGGCTGACGCAGTGAAAGAGATGAAACAGTTGATGCGGGAAGCGCGCCGTTAA